The genomic region TCGGGGTGCATGTGACGCTGCGCATCGACGGCCCGACGCGCGGACAGGGCATGGCGCTCGTGGCCGATCCGCTCAATCCGCCGGAGAGCATCAATGTGCTGGCCCTGCTTCGCAATGCGGTCAATGATGCGCTCAAGGATCTGGTGAGCACGCTGGAGAGGCCGATCGATGATCTGGCTCCGGCGGCGGCGGCGGCGGAACTGGACATCCAATTCGCCCATCGCCTTTCGCCCGTTCGCATCGCGCGGCTGGACGAATTGCCGTCGAAACTGGCGATCAATCTCGACGGGCTGGCCATGCATGCGGGCGGCGCCTGGGCGTGGACCTTCCCGGGCAATCGCATCGCGGCGAACACGAACATGCAGGGCCAGCTCAATCGGCTATTGAGCGATGTGAAGCTGCCGCTGACGAAGCTGCGTGAGATTGCTCAGCCGGGCGGGCCGGAGCTGTATCGATTCAGTGTGATTCACCTGGCGCAGATGCAGCCGGGCGCGGAGCCCAATGCGCTATATCGCGGGAATCTGCTCTGGCCGGCGGTCCCGCTGGATGATGCGGCGTTGAAGCTTCTGACCGAGCAGCTTGCGGATAATCTGCTTCGCCGTGCGCGTGACAACGGCCAGTTCGCCGGCACCTATGAACCGACCGCCGATGCGTACAACCCCGTGACCGCCCGGGCGGCCGATGCGGCGCTGGCGGCGTTCGCCCTGTCGCGCGTCGCCAAGTTGCCGATGCTCGACGAAGACCGCCGCCGCCGCGCCACCGACGTCGCCAACGCCGCCGTCATCGAATTGACCGGCGAGGAGCATGACCTGCCCGACACCGCCTTGACCCTGCTCGCCCTGCTCGAAACGCCCGGCGCTTCGCAGTTCAAAGGGCCTCGTCTGCGTCTCGCCACGACGCTCGGCCGCATGCAGACGCCCGACGGCCGCTTCAACTTCACCGACGAAGCCGGGGCGCATGTCGCATCGCTCTCCGCCGACGCACTCGCCACCGCCGCCCTCGTCGCTTATTACGACCGCACCCGCGATCCGCAGATACTCGCGCAGATCAAACTCGCGCTGGCCGCGCTCTGGAAGCAGGCCGACGGCGATGATGACAAGTTCGCCTCGACGCTGCCGTGGCTCGCCTACGCCGAGATGGACCTGGCCCGGCTCGATCAGGCGTCGGCCCATCTGCCCAAGCTGCACGACGCTTGCGAGCGACTCCTCAAGCAGCAGGTCAAGCCCTGGACCGGCCCCATTGACGAGGCCGCCCCCGCCGACACCGTCGGCGGCTTCACCATCGCCACCGGCATCACCAACGAACCCAACTGGCAATCCGCCCGCGCCCTGGCCGCACTCGCCATCGGACTCCGCGACCCGCGCGTCGTTCCCGACGCCGACCGCCCCCGCTGGCTCGTCGATGCTGGCCTCGCCAGCCGCTTCATCACCCAACTCACCATGCAGACCCCAAGCTGCTACTACACCCGCAACCGCACCGAAGCCCTCGGCGGCACGCGACTGGCCCTCTGGGACAACCGCGAGCCCCTCTACGCCACCGCCATGTCCCTTCTGGCCGTCACCGAGCTCGAACACACGCTGACCAAACCGTAATGCCGCTCCATGCATATGCTCCATCACATTTCGCTCGGCGTCACTGACCTGAAGCGGTCGGCGGCGTTTTACGATGCGGCGCTTTCGGCGCTGGGGTATGAGCGTGTCTGGGCGGATGACACAGCGATCGGATACGGACCGCCGGGCGGCGGCGACAGATTGGCGATCAAACTGCGCCCGGAAGCGACGCCGGCGGGACCGGGGTTTCATGTGGCGTTTGCGGCGCCGACGCCCGAGGCCGTCGCGGCATTTCACGCCGCGGCGATTGAGCACGGCGGGCGTGACAATGGCGCGCCCGGTTTCCGTCCGCACTACGGACCGAACTACTTCGCGGCATTCGTCGTCGATCCCGATGGTCACCCCATCGAGGCAGTCGTCGACGAATCACTCATGTAACGAATCGCACCATGGTCCGTCTTCGTCTTACTCCGGCCGAATGACTTTGATCGTCGCGCCGATGGCTTCGTCGTCGGTTTTGTGCATCTGGAGCGTCATCGAGGTGTAGTGCTTGAGGACGCCTTGCAAAACGGTGATGCCGCGGACGATTTTGGCGATGCGGTTGCTGGGTTCGACGTGCGTGGCTTCGGCCATGATCTCCGGGTGCATCTGGCGGCCGCGGTCGATCCAGGTCTGAATGTGCGCCGCGAGTCTCGGAGCGCGGAGGAAGCCCGTTACGATCGGCGCGTCCACATCTTCAAGGCCCATCGCCTTGAAATCATCCTGCATCACGAGCGACTTGCCCGGGTCGGCCGCCGCGTCGAGCATCGCTTTAAACATCGTCTCGTGCGACGTGATCACGTACCACTCCCCGACGCGGCCGTACGCCAGCTTGATCGTGCCCGCGAGGCCCGGCCGATTGAAATGCTGCGACAGCGACTTGCCGATGTCCGCCACGGAATACGGCTTGCCGTTGTGCGAAGCCATGCTCATCGCGATCGGGTCCACCTTCCACTCAAGCGTCGCGAGATTCGCGAACAAGAGCGCGCTGTTGACGAGTTTGTCGAGGTCGGTGGTGACGGTCGCATCGCGCATGTGGATCGCAATGCCGACGACCGGGGCGCTGAAGCCGGGGCTTGGGTCCATTTCCTGCGCCGTCGCCTCGCCGAGGAACAGCACCACGGGCGCCTGAAGCTTGGGCATGATGTCCTTGACATAGGTCTTGGGCGCGAGCACGCGATCGACAAGTTCGGTGAAGCGGATGTCCGGCTCGGTGTCGTAGCCGTTGATGGTCATGGCGGCGATCGTTCGCTCCGGCAGCGGACCGAATTCCGTCGCTCGGGCGGTCGAAAGCTTGCTCAAACCTTCAGCGAAATTCGGCGAGTGACCGGCGTAAGTCAGCGTCAGATTGCGATGCTCACGCTGCGCGGCTACGGCGTGCACCTCGTCCTGATCCGGATTGCGGAGGAACGCCACGGCCTGCCGATTCTGCGGCAATTTGCCGATCCACGTCTTGAACTGCTCATCGTCGGCCAGCGACTTGCCCTTGCCGACATTGGCGAGCATGTCCTTGATGAATACTTCATTGCGCGGCTCGCCCATCGCCATCCATTCATCCGCGAACGCGAAGCCCGCCGCCCCGTCGCCTGTCACATAAAGATCGAAGTTTCCCGCTTTACCCGCCGGCTGAAGCATCAGCCGATCGATCGCGACGGCGGCGTCGGCCTTGTCGACCTTCGAGAGCACCACGCCCGGCGCGCCGCCGTACGTGCCTTTGACCACCAGCGCGAGCACCTTGCCGAAGTACTTGTCGACAATCTGCGGCCCGGTCATCTGCATCATCGCCTGCACATCGCTCCACGCCTGCGGCTCGCGATTGGGCGGAAGCTGCGTCTGAAGATATTGCCCCAAGGGATCATTCGCCCAGTCGGCGCGAAGGGCTGCCAGATCATTGATCTCTACAAAAATGCTCGCATCGGCCGGCGCGAGTTTGGCGGCTTCCTGCGCGAAGCCGGTCGATGCCAGCGTCAATGCAAGCGTGAGGGTCAGTGTGATTCGATGAAGTAGCGTCGGCATGTTCAACCTCGGGGATGGTCATTGGCCGGTTTGCCCGGCTCGTTAATGTAGTTGGCGTCGAGCAGGTCGGCGATCTGATTCCAGTCCACCGCCGCTTCGACATCCGCCAGCCGCCAGCGCTGCGAGCGGTCGATCTGACTGCTCAGGTCACGCACCAGCGTGCCAACGGGGTTGGGCTTGACCTGCGGCGAAACCGGGGCCGGCGGCGCGATCGCCACGGATGCACCGATCTGCGGAGGCGATGCCGAATTGGAGAAGGTGATCCATACGGTCATCGCCAGCGCGATCGCCGCCGCGAAGGCGAGCCACGGCGTGAGCCGCGCGATGACCGGGTCGGCGGCGTGCGCGGTCCATGCATGCACGATGCGCTGCGTGAACGCCGCATCGCCGGCCGGCTCTTCGTCGCATGAAAGCATGGCAAGGTACTGCGACTCGCGCCGCCACTTGTCCGCACACGCCGGGCACTCGGCCAGGTGCGCGTCGAACGCGCGGGCCTGCTCGACGCCAAGCGTGGCGTCGCGCCGTTCGTCCCAACAGGTTTCGATGTTCGTGCAGGTGAGTTTCATGGCTGGGGCACCTCGTTTTGTGCGATGAGCAATTTGCGCATGGCGGCGCGGCCGCGGTGCAGGTGGCTCTTGACCGTGCCGACGGGCAGGCCCATGACCTGCGCCACTTCCTGCACGCTCAGTTCCTGCTGATGAAAGAGCACGACGGCCTGACGCTGCGCTTCGCTGAGCGTCGAAAGCGCCTTGCCAAGCTGAGCGCGGAGGCGGCGCTGCTCATCGCCCTTCTGGGCGGCGTCGCCGGGCTGCGGGCCCTCGCATCGGTGGTAGGAAAAGTCATCCGTGGCGATCATGCGTCTATCCCGCTGAGCGCGGTTGATGGTCAGTCGACGGGCGATGGTCAGCAGCCATGTCCGCATCGGATATTTCGGGTCGTAGCGATCGACGTAACGAAGCAGGCGGACGAAGGTATCCTGCGCCAAGTCATCGGCCAGATCGTCGCGGCCGGTCAGGCGACGCAGGAACTTGCGGACCATCGCCTGATAGCGCTCGATGAGCTGACCGGCGGCGGACGGATCCCCCGCCGCGGCCCGACGGGCCAAATCCGCATCATCCGGCTCGACGCACGCCGCAGCCGCCGGCGCCGGCCTGCCGCCGGAACTCGTCCTCATCGCCGCACTGCCGGGGGCTGCATCCATCGTCATCGGCCTGTTCACACCTTTCCCTACCACCGTATCGGCATTCGGTTGCGACCGGCAAACGAAATAGCCGGGCCGCTACGCGGCCCCGGCACCCCGCTTCCACCAATTGTAGAACACGCCCCGACTACTGCCCCGGCGCCGCCGGCAGGGTTGACTCGCCCTTGTCCGGCTCGATGTTGCCGATCTGATACCGCTCAATGTAAGCCACGTCCGTCACCGGCACCTTGACCTCGAACGCGTGCAGTTCATTGGGCGCGAGCATCGGCGTCTGGTAACGCCAATGTCCGATGATCCGGCCGAGTTTGTCGGCGATGCGGATCTCGAACGTGTATCGCCATGCGACGGACGAACGGTTCTGCCATGTGCCGCGCATCATGATGTGCTTGTGATCGATGTCGGGATAACGCTCCAGCAGCACTTCGCCGATTTCCGGGTCGATGTAGATCGACTCGTTGGGCAGGTTGTTGCGGATCACCGCGATCTTGTAATCGACGTCCCACCGCGGCGCCGCCGGATCGACCGCCACGGCCGGCGGGGGCGCGCTGATGATCTTCTGCTGCTCGACGCGCGTCGTGTCGCGCATCGCCGCCCGCGCCGCCTCCAGCTTCTTGCGCTCCACCGCGATCTGCTTGCGCTCCTCCTCCCACTGCTGCCGCTGCTGCTTCCATTCCGCAATCTGCTTCGGCGCATCCGGCTCACTCAAAAACGCCCGGACCTCCTCAAGTTCGTGCTGCGCCTTCTGCAGTTCAAGCTGCGTGCGGGCCAGCTCCTGTCGCATCGCCGCAAGTTCGCTGCGCATGGCCGTCAGCGCATCGGTTTCGTCCTCGCCGTGCGCTGTCATCGGCAGCGCAATCAGCATGACAAGACCCATGACCCGACCGACCGATGAGATGCGTTTGGCGAGCGGCATCAGCGACCTCCACAATTGCCGGGACCGACACTCTGAGTATAGGGACGCTCAACCGCCCGATGCGTTCCCACGGGGCCGCGCGGACAATGTAAAATCCTCCTCATGTTTGAAACGATTTTATGGCGATCGACCCCATGATTGATCCGTGCATCATCGCCCTGGACCTGGGCACGAGCGGCTGTAAAGCCCTCGCGCTGTCGCGCACCGGCCGCATCATGGGCAAGACCTACCGCGCGATCACCACTTCGCGCCCCGCCGCCGATCGCTTCGAACAGGCGGCCGACGAAGTCTGGCGCGCCGCCGCCGCGGCGCTGCGTGAACTGACCGCCGGGGTACCGGTCGACCGAATCGCCGGCGTGGCGATGAGCGGTGCGATGCACACGCTGATGCCCATCGGTGACGACGATCAGCCGCTCGCCCCCGCTTCGACATGGGCCGACCAGCGCGGCGGGGAAATGCTCGACACGCTCCGTCGCGAAGCGGACTTCGATGCGCTTTATGCCCGCACCGGTTGTCCGCTGCTCCCGTTGTATCATCCGCCGCGATTGCGATGGTGGGCGAAGTTCGAGCCGCGCGTGTTTGAACGGGCGGCGCGCTTTGTCGGGTTGACGGACTTCGTCGTGCATCGGCTGACTGGCACATGGGCGATGAACACCAGTCTCGCCGCCGCGACGGGGTTGCTCGATGTGCGGAGCGCGACATGGCACGGGCCCTCGCTCAAACTCGCCGGATTCGATGCAAGCCGACTGCCTCCGCTGGTGGACGCCCGCGCGGTTGTCGGTCGTGTCACGCATGCGGCGGCGAGCGCCACCGGTCTGCCGCCGGGTTTGCCGGTCGCGGCGGGCGCGAGCGATGGGGCGCTGGCGAATCTGGGCGCGGGCGGCGATGACGGTTCGATCGTCATGACGATCGGCACCAGCGCCGCCGTGCGACGCCTCGCCGACGCTCCCCGCTTCGATCCGCAGCGGCGGACCTGGTGCTACCTGCTGCACGAAGGCCGCTACCTCAACGGGTGCGCCCTCAACAACGGGGGCATGGCGCTGACCACGATCGCCGACCGGTATTTCGATGACCTGCCCCAGCTTTTTTCCGCCGCCGCCGGCGTCGCGCCGGGCGCGGATGGCGCGATCGTCGTGCCGTTTTTCACACCCGAACGCGGCGTGCCGTTTTCACCGATGATCCAACCGCATGCCCCCGAAGGTTTCGACCGCGCCCACATCGCCCGCGCCGCCGTCGAAGGCCTCGCCATGTCCCTCGCCATCGCGGTCAGAACGCTCGCCCCGCAGCGACCCGTTGACGCGCCCCTGCGTCTGACCGGCGGCGTGACGAAATCGCCGCTCATGGCGCAGATTCTCGCCGATGTACTCGGCTCGCCGCTCCAGCTTGTCGACGCCGCCGATGCCTCCGCCATCGGCGCGGCGATCATCGGGCACATGGCGCTCAAACACATTGTTCGCCCCGCCGAAGTTCCATTGCTGGACGCCACCGGCGCGTTCGTCGAACCCGACCCGGCGACGCGCGGAGTTTATGAGGCGCGGCTGGCGCAATTCCGCGAACTTTGCGGCATGTGATCAAGCCAAGCTGTGGCACAGCGCCGTGACGCGGCGCTGCTTGACTTGCGGGGGTCAGGTTTTGGGTTTGGCCAGAGCGCGTGTGGCGCCGGTGGAGATGCCGCCGTCGATGAGGAGGGTTTGGCCGGTGATGTAGGCGCTGGCGTCGGACGCGAGGAACACGATGGCCCCGTCCAGGTCATCGGGTTTGCCCGGGCGTTTGAGCGGGATGCGGTCACACAGGTAATCGACCCATTCCTGATTTTCGTACATGACCTTGTTCTGTTCCGTGCGGAACCAGCCGGGGGCGAGACAGTTGACGGTCACGCCGAATTTGCCCCAGTCGTCGGCGAGACTCATGGTCAGTTGCTTCGTCCCGCCCCGACTCGCGCAGTACGGGCCGAGGCCGGCGTAGCCGAACACGCTCGTGACGGACCCGATGTTGATGATGCGCCCGTAGCGCCGCTCGATCATGCCTCGGGCGATGGCCTGAGCGACGAAGAACGTGCCGCGCAGGTTCGTGTCGATGACGAGATTCCAGTCGTCCCATGTGATGTCCAGCGCGGGCTTGCGCACATTGCACCCGGCGTTGTTGACGAGGATGTCGATCCGGCCGTATGCCGCCCCGGCTTGGCGCGACATGTTCTCGATGCTCGCCTTGTCGCGCACGTCAAGCTCGATCGGCACGGCCTTGCGGCCCATCGCGGCGATCTCGTTGACGAACGGATCGAGCGACGCCGCATCGCGCGCCGTGACGATCAGGTCCGCCCCCGCCCGCGCCAGCGCCCGGCCGAAGTATTGCCCCAATCCCCGACTCGCGCCGGTGACCAGCGCAATGCGTCCCGTCAGATCGCAAAAATTGTGGCTCACGTTGATTCTCGATGGATCAAGGTTGGAGAATAACTTTCATCAGCCCCGGTTCGTGGGCGTACAGGCGGTCGAACCAGCTCGGGCCCTCTTCGAGCGGAGCGACGGCGGTGATCATGCTCGACACGTCGATCGCGCCGCGGGCGAGCAGGTCGATGCACGCCGGGTACTCGCCGCTCGATGCACATGTACCCGACAGCCGCAGCTCGCGCGTCACCACCTGTTGCAACGGCAGCTCGACGTTCGGCGAAACATTGCCGACGAGCGTCAGAGCGCCGCCCTTGTGCAGGGCCGCGATGGCCGTCTTGATCGTGGCCGTCGCGCCGACGACTTCAAACGCCACGTCGGCGACATCGACCGGCGGCGTCTGTGTTTTGGCGTTGACCACTTCGTCCGCACCGAGCTGTTTAGCGAGCTTGAGGCGATCATCGTCGAGGTCGATGGCGATGATGCGCCCGCAGCCGGCGAGTCGGGCGGCCTGTATGACGAGCAGGCCGATCATGCCGCTGCCGACGACGACGGCCGTGTCGCCGAGCTTGATCGGCGTGCGGTTGACCGCATGCACCGCGACGCTGACCGCCTCGATCATCGCGGCCTTCTCGAAGCTCAGTTCATCGGGCAGGCGGTAGACGATATGGCGCGGCACGGCGACGAACTCGGCGAACGCGCCGTGCTGACGATAGTCGCCGCAACTCACGCCCAGCACCCGTCGATTGTCGCAGAGATTCACATCGCCCCGCCGGCAGTAGCGGCACTTGCCGCAGTAGACGGTCGAATCGAATGTGACGCGATCGCCAGGTTTGAATTCGCTGACCTGCGAGCCGACGGCTTCGATGACGCCGGCCGCCTCGTGCCCCATCACCAGCGGGGGAATCCGCCGTCCGGTCGAGCCGTCGTACCCATGAATGTCCGACCCGCAGATGCCGCAGGCACGCACGCGCACCAGCACATCCTCCTCGCCGATGACCGGCACGGGCATGTCGGTGAGCGACAGCCGACGATATTCACTGAGCAGCATCGCTTTCATGGTTCACCCATTCATCAAAAACCCATGCCGCATGTCCGCAGGCGCACGCGCAGGAGGTACATGTCGGCGGTGATGAAGAGTGTATGCCCGTCCTCGCCGAAACAGCAATTGCCGGTGGCCTGACCCGTGAGAATCGTGCCCAGGTGCTTGCCTTCGGGGCTGAGAATCAGCACGCCGCCGGGGCCTGTCGCGAACAGGTTGCCCTTCTTGTCGACCTTCATCCCGTCGGGCAATCCCTTGCGGCTCGACGTCATGCCCGTCACATCCAACAGCACGCGCCCGTTGCTGATCGACCCGTCGGGATTGAAGTCATACTGCATCCACAGCGCCGCCTTCGGGTCCGACTGCGCGATGTAGAGCATCTTGCCATTGGGCGAAAACGCCAGCCCATTGGGAAACGTCAGCTTGTCGGTCAGCAGCGTGACTTTGCCATCGGGCGCGATGCGGAACACGCCTGCGTAGGGCAACTCGCGGGCAGGGTCGTCGAAGCCCTTGGCAAGCCCGTAAGGCGGATCGGTGAAGTACAGCGCGCCATCGGGCCCGAACGCGGCGTCATTGGGGCTGTTGAAGCGATTGCCATCGTACTTGTCGGCGATCGTGTCGAACTTCGGGCGCGGGTAGTCGGTGCGCGGAATCATGCG from Planctomycetota bacterium harbors:
- a CDS encoding alcohol dehydrogenase catalytic domain-containing protein; the protein is MKAMLLSEYRRLSLTDMPVPVIGEEDVLVRVRACGICGSDIHGYDGSTGRRIPPLVMGHEAAGVIEAVGSQVSEFKPGDRVTFDSTVYCGKCRYCRRGDVNLCDNRRVLGVSCGDYRQHGAFAEFVAVPRHIVYRLPDELSFEKAAMIEAVSVAVHAVNRTPIKLGDTAVVVGSGMIGLLVIQAARLAGCGRIIAIDLDDDRLKLAKQLGADEVVNAKTQTPPVDVADVAFEVVGATATIKTAIAALHKGGALTLVGNVSPNVELPLQQVVTRELRLSGTCASSGEYPACIDLLARGAIDVSSMITAVAPLEEGPSWFDRLYAHEPGLMKVILQP
- a CDS encoding sigma-70 family RNA polymerase sigma factor, translated to MTMDAAPGSAAMRTSSGGRPAPAAAACVEPDDADLARRAAAGDPSAAGQLIERYQAMVRKFLRRLTGRDDLADDLAQDTFVRLLRYVDRYDPKYPMRTWLLTIARRLTINRAQRDRRMIATDDFSYHRCEGPQPGDAAQKGDEQRRLRAQLGKALSTLSEAQRQAVVLFHQQELSVQEVAQVMGLPVGTVKSHLHRGRAAMRKLLIAQNEVPQP
- a CDS encoding glucose 1-dehydrogenase, which gives rise to MSHNFCDLTGRIALVTGASRGLGQYFGRALARAGADLIVTARDAASLDPFVNEIAAMGRKAVPIELDVRDKASIENMSRQAGAAYGRIDILVNNAGCNVRKPALDITWDDWNLVIDTNLRGTFFVAQAIARGMIERRYGRIINIGSVTSVFGYAGLGPYCASRGGTKQLTMSLADDWGKFGVTVNCLAPGWFRTEQNKVMYENQEWVDYLCDRIPLKRPGKPDDLDGAIVFLASDASAYITGQTLLIDGGISTGATRALAKPKT
- a CDS encoding SMP-30/gluconolactonase/LRE family protein, with protein sequence MNIVTRLAALIFAVVLFAGCSSHVYPTLGSIERLDPALDTLIAPDAKIEVLAEGYNWSEGPVWVKRGGYVIFSDVPENTIFKWKEGEGSSVYLKPSGYTGDVPRDKESGSNGLVIDANGRLILCQHGDRRLARMIPRTDYPRPKFDTIADKYDGNRFNSPNDAAFGPDGALYFTDPPYGLAKGFDDPARELPYAGVFRIAPDGKVTLLTDKLTFPNGLAFSPNGKMLYIAQSDPKAALWMQYDFNPDGSISNGRVLLDVTGMTSSRKGLPDGMKVDKKGNLFATGPGGVLILSPEGKHLGTILTGQATGNCCFGEDGHTLFITADMYLLRVRLRTCGMGF
- a CDS encoding VOC family protein; the protein is MLHHISLGVTDLKRSAAFYDAALSALGYERVWADDTAIGYGPPGGGDRLAIKLRPEATPAGPGFHVAFAAPTPEAVAAFHAAAIEHGGRDNGAPGFRPHYGPNYFAAFVVDPDGHPIEAVVDESLM